A window from Drosophila subobscura isolate 14011-0131.10 chromosome O, UCBerk_Dsub_1.0, whole genome shotgun sequence encodes these proteins:
- the LOC117898005 gene encoding serine protease 7, translated as MKSTFQSLGIFATCLLAFTDVLVEAQESCRNPNQRQGYCLSIYDCPSLLAVVQQSSLSNDDRSFLKNSQCYNGFGRQPHVCCTNDRAFGSEDTTTQRAVVMSSRPTESSGQQGSGNGNLLPVPPKCGPHSFSDKVYNGNDTALDEFTWMALLEYVDRKGQRQLSCGGSLINNRYVLTAAHCVTGDVAAQVGQLTTVRLGEYDTSKDIDCIAGDCNPPYIERSIEQAIVHPEYDATSRHRYHDIALLRLAEPVTLNEYIQPVCLPLTRTRQAINVGEQLVVSGWGRTTTARKSNIKQRLSLPLNDHDSCVRKFATRQINLIGAQICAGGEFYRDSCDGDSGGPLMRRGLEQAWYQEGVVSFGNRCGLEGWPGVYTAVGDYMDWIESTLRP; from the exons ATGAAATCAACATTCCAGTCGCTGGGGATTTTTGCTACCTGTCTCCTGGCATTCACCGACGTTCTAGTGGAAGCCCAAGAGA GCTGTAGAAACCCCAATCAACGGCAGGGCTACTGCCTATCGATCTATGACTGTCCGAGTCTGCTGGCTGTCGTCCAGCAAAGTTCTCTTAGCAACGATGATCGCTCTTTTCTGAAAAACTCCCAATGCTACAATGGCTTTGGTCGTCAGCCACATGTCTGTTGCACCAATGACAGGGCATTTGGATCTGAAGATACAACTACTCAGCGAGCTGTGGTTATGAGCAGCAGGCCCACAGAGAGTAGTGGCCAACAGGGGTCGGGTAATGGTAATCTACTGCCGGTGCCTCCCAAGTGTGGTCCTCATTCCTTCAGCGATAAGGTCTACAATGGCAATGACACGGCTTTGGATGAGTTCACCTGGATGGCTCTCTTGGAGTATGTCGATC GTAAAGGCCAGCGACAGCTAAGTTGTGGTGGCAGTCTAATCAACAATCGCTATGTTTTGACAGCTGCACATTGTGTCACCGGAGATGTGGCTGCACAAGTTGGGCAATT AACTACAGTTCGTCTGGGTGAATACGACACAAGCAAGGATATAGATTGTATAGCCGGTGATTGCAATCCCCCTTACATAGAGCGCTCCATTGAGCAGGCTATTGTCCATCCGGAATACGATGCCACGAGTCGGCATCGCTACCATGACATTGCCCTGCTGCGTCTGGCAGAGCCTGTGACACTCAACGAGTACATTCAGCCAGTGTGCCTGCCCCTGACCAGAACCCGCCAGGCAATCAATGTGGGTGAACAGCTGGTGGTCAGCGGCTGGGGAAGAACAACCACAG CACGCAAGAGCAACATCAAGCAGAGACTCTCCCTGCCCCTGAACGATCACGATTCCTGCGTCCGGAAGTTTGCCACGCGGCAGATCAATCTGATCGGCGCACAGATCTGTGCTGGTGGGGAGTTCTATCGCGACAGCTGCGATGGCGACTCCGGGGGCCCACTGATGCGAAGGGGCTTGGAGCAGGCCTGGTACCAGGAGGGCGTTGTCTCCTTCGGCAATCGATGTGGTCTCGAGGGTTGGCCGGGCGTTTACACCGCTGTGGGAGACTACATGGACTGGATCGAGAGCACACTACGGCCCTGA
- the LOC117896910 gene encoding uncharacterized protein LOC117896910, which translates to MDSKETIVGRKTMGVRQTMDPVALRYSRWSSTFTIDENFTSGFPYMAQRHPKDKLLIVPGFQDVPEEVFDPKFIPPYCDDREMFIDPDYETFPVPLNVRCLERYGEAKRLYNRQLNRELKKLIENQPTADCAWQFVRTLSYSSLWPPLHTREELKLFERRFCKLSPDEKRNYDRIMKTTFT; encoded by the exons ATGGATTCCAAAGAGACCATTGTTGGTAGAAAGACAATGGGAGTGAGACAGACCATGGACCCCGTAGCTCTGCGATACTCTCGCTGGTCCTCCACATTCACAATCGATGAAAACTTTACGAGTGGTTTTCCGTACATGGCTCAGCGCCATCCAAAGGACAAGCTACTCATTGTGCCGGGGTTCCAGGACGTGCCTGAAGAAGTTTTTGATCCAAAATTTATACCACCCTATTGCGATGACAGGGAAATGTTCATCGATCCCGATTATGAAACATTTCCTGTGCCACT GAACGTGCGCTGTCTGGAGCGCTATGGCGAGGCCAAGCGACTTTATAATAGGCAACTCAATCGAGAGCTCAAAAAACTTATAGAGAATCAACCAACGGCAGATTGTGCCTGGCAGTTTGTGAG AACATTGTCGTATTCCTCACTCTGGCCACCACTGCACACCAgggaggagctgaagctgttTGAACGGAGATTCTGCAAGCTGTCGCCTGACGAAAAGCGCAACTATGATCGGATAATGAAGACCACTTTTACTTAA
- the LOC117897308 gene encoding uncharacterized protein LOC117897308 codes for MEDEKPIDRKSRVTAMRKTINFDRHSTMRMSGFLRDTGSLNFPNLGNSMQLTQFKTRSSNERFEIQERTKVRRGDDADVMSRFPSYTKFKVNYSYACHQRYSKACRDYEAQFQREIANLIDFQCSAVEMVSLIRNMTYCTLWPPMHNHAELNYTDANFFQLTKKEKTCYDKIMSTGIQ; via the exons ATGGAGGACGAGAAGCCTATTGATAGGAAGAGCAGAGTGACTGCAATGCGGAAAACCATAAACTTTGATCGTCACTCCACGATGCGCATGTCGGGATTTTTGCGTGATACTGGGTCCCTTAACTTTCCCAACCTAGGCAATTCAATGCAACTCACGCAATTCAAAACAAGGAGCTCGAATGAAAGATTTGAGATACAGGAGAGAACGAAGGTGCGACGCGGCGATGATGCCGATGTTATGAGTCGATTTCCCAGCTACACAAAGTTTAAAGTCAATTA TTCTTATGCTTGCCATCAACGCTACTCAAAGGCCTGTAGGGACTATGAGGCACAATTTCAGCGGGAGATCGCTAACCTGATTGATTTTCAGTGCTCTGCCGTGGAGATGGTCAGCCTGATTAG GAACATGACGTACTGCACTCTTTGGCCACCGATGCATAACCATGCCGAGCTGAATTACACGGATGCCAATTTCTTTCAGCTcacaaaaaaggagaagacGTGCTATGACAAGATAATGTCTACGGGAATACAATGA